A section of the Campylobacter lanienae NCTC 13004 genome encodes:
- a CDS encoding YgiW/YdeI family stress tolerance OB fold protein → MKKLSFIAILALAISANAAGFTGGASQSNTSGFTGGQAPMNQGGFLGPRYGVNSVKAALSAWDDTWVEIKGKIISQVGHEKYKFSDGKDTIIIEIDDDDWGGVSVGPDELITIYGEVDGNALKANEIDVKRIVK, encoded by the coding sequence ATGAAAAAACTCAGTTTTATAGCTATTTTAGCTTTAGCAATTAGCGCAAACGCAGCAGGCTTTACAGGTGGTGCTAGTCAATCAAATACTTCAGGCTTTACAGGTGGTCAAGCACCGATGAATCAAGGTGGATTTTTAGGTCCTAGATATGGGGTAAATAGCGTCAAAGCGGCCCTTAGTGCGTGGGATGATACCTGGGTTGAGATAAAAGGCAAAATCATCTCTCAAGTAGGCCACGAAAAATATAAATTTAGCGATGGTAAAGATACTATTATTATAGAGATTGATGATGATGATTGGGGTGGAGTTAGTGTTGGGCCTGATGAGCTTATCACGATATATGGCGAAGTTGATGGCAACGCTCTTAAAGCAAATGAGATTGATGTAAAAAGAATAGTAAAATAG
- a CDS encoding DUF815 domain-containing protein produces MKIKWKNTKAAIVRDGKLKAVSELAYTNLDDLIGLDEQKSKLINNTLKFINDDIVNHVLLWGERGCGKSSLVRGVFCKFMDMGLRLIEINTNELKNLHKILDKIRDKKRYKFIIFCDDFGFENRDSSLAELKNLLEGSIQAPPSNAVFYATSNLKHLVKSKANSDNYIVEKENSRENLSLADRFGLHISFYELGVDEYIDIVSKFFENSDIDKEKIKAQALAYASSKGVRSPRNARLFWQSAKEYIEKR; encoded by the coding sequence ATGAAGATAAAATGGAAAAACACAAAAGCAGCTATAGTAAGAGATGGAAAGCTAAAAGCCGTAAGTGAGCTTGCCTATACAAATTTAGATGATTTAATCGGCCTTGATGAGCAAAAATCAAAACTAATCAACAACACATTGAAATTTATAAATGATGATATCGTAAATCATGTGCTTTTATGGGGTGAGCGAGGATGTGGTAAATCTAGCCTTGTAAGGGGTGTGTTTTGTAAATTTATGGATATGGGTTTAAGGCTTATAGAGATTAATACTAATGAGCTTAAAAATCTTCATAAAATTTTAGATAAAATCAGGGATAAAAAGAGATATAAATTTATTATTTTTTGTGATGATTTTGGATTTGAAAACAGAGATAGCTCGCTAGCGGAGTTAAAAAATCTTCTTGAAGGCTCTATCCAAGCACCACCATCAAATGCGGTATTTTATGCCACAAGCAATTTAAAACACCTTGTAAAAAGCAAAGCAAATAGCGATAATTACATAGTTGAGAAAGAAAATAGCAGAGAGAATTTAAGCCTTGCTGATAGATTTGGGCTTCATATTAGCTTTTATGAGTTAGGAGTTGATGAGTATATCGATATTGTGAGTAAATTCTTTGAAAATAGCGATATAGATAAAGAGAAGATAAAGGCTCAAGCTTTAGCCTACGCATCTAGCAAAGGGGTAAGAAGCCCTAGAAACGCTAGGTTATTTTGGCAGAGCGCAAAGGAGTATATTGAGAAGCGTTGA
- a CDS encoding putative metalloprotease CJM1_0395 family protein — MMISGLSYYQPLYNIETQSVNVTQSSESNAQEKSSNNQYELTQDQKMQVIELQRRDLEVRTHEAAHMSAGAGLTTGASYSYQRGPDDKMYAIGGEVGIDTSSGKTPEETLKKAAQIKRAALAPAQPSSADLQVAATATNMEIDAKMEIQKNQNQETKDKTEQNSQNSQSSQDTSNYLNEQRKNPYNSALNSNYMPTNIGSF, encoded by the coding sequence ATGATGATTTCGGGACTATCATACTATCAACCTCTTTATAATATAGAGACTCAAAGCGTTAATGTAACTCAAAGCAGTGAATCTAACGCACAAGAAAAAAGTAGTAATAACCAATATGAGCTAACACAAGATCAAAAAATGCAAGTTATAGAGCTACAAAGGCGAGATTTAGAAGTTAGAACTCATGAGGCTGCTCATATGTCAGCAGGAGCGGGGCTAACTACTGGGGCTAGTTATAGCTACCAAAGAGGCCCAGATGATAAGATGTATGCTATAGGTGGTGAGGTTGGTATAGATACATCATCAGGCAAAACTCCAGAAGAGACATTAAAAAAGGCCGCCCAAATCAAAAGAGCCGCCCTAGCACCAGCCCAGCCAAGCTCAGCTGACCTTCAAGTAGCAGCCACAGCTACTAATATGGAGATTGATGCCAAGATGGAAATTCAAAAAAATCAAAACCAAGAAACAAAAGACAAAACAGAGCAAAATTCCCAAAATTCGCAATCAAGCCAAGATACTTCAAACTACCTAAACGAACAGAGAAAAAATCCATATAATAGTGCTTTAAATAGCAATTATATGCCTACAAATATAGGGAGCTTTTGA
- a CDS encoding GGDEF domain-containing protein, with amino-acid sequence MASLISDVIKDVFKEASQKKITLTPDNYHTLFCAAAARRGLSAMECKKLENYISKLDQSYQNELKKMNVRSIDELFAFISSRLNRANPTDITKISLAQTMLLKRILHAINLMHNTKAKDLANSSISMLDGVVSVESLNLIRDRWFEFVSHFDDKYLKRLEKYGIKQSDDIETIVAKIEKFKDNSKEQDLQYFKICELIIAALVPSIAPSADDDIATISEHLRQDPALLSSPAMEDDIKRCILKRVKLDQNEIKHKIAILDGILNDLNIEIQNFAATLLNNGSSVDSAIFDMDNISSIDDYNTIKQKLQNTSNSLRNEISAMGSRLSNDSRLISDLKERIKELEDMIAKANIQKDELTGLNNKSSFEMELASIEEAKTKYSIDYSIMIIGINGLDDIGSKYGLNAKDAILSTMAKIIQNRCINGEFIARTKADEFVILIANLDINSSMSLAQTMINDISGYKFRYKDEHIVVSVSCGIAIRSSANTQSDMIQKANLGLKSARSEGVNCIKVL; translated from the coding sequence ATGGCAAGTCTAATCTCTGATGTTATAAAAGATGTATTTAAAGAAGCAAGTCAAAAGAAGATCACTCTAACGCCTGATAATTATCATACGCTATTTTGTGCGGCTGCAGCTAGGCGTGGGCTAAGTGCGATGGAGTGTAAAAAGCTAGAAAATTATATATCCAAACTAGATCAAAGCTACCAAAACGAGCTTAAAAAGATGAATGTAAGAAGCATTGATGAGCTTTTTGCTTTTATTAGCTCTAGGTTAAATCGTGCTAATCCAACTGATATAACCAAAATTAGTCTAGCTCAAACAATGCTTTTAAAGCGAATTCTTCACGCTATAAACTTAATGCACAATACCAAAGCCAAGGATTTAGCAAACTCTAGTATCTCTATGCTTGATGGGGTTGTGAGTGTTGAGAGTTTGAATTTGATTAGGGATAGGTGGTTTGAGTTTGTTTCGCATTTTGATGATAAATATTTAAAAAGATTAGAAAAATATGGTATAAAACAAAGCGATGATATAGAGACAATAGTCGCTAAAATCGAGAAATTCAAAGATAATTCCAAAGAACAAGATTTGCAATATTTTAAAATTTGCGAACTTATAATAGCAGCCCTAGTCCCATCGATTGCTCCAAGTGCTGATGATGATATAGCTACTATTAGCGAGCATTTAAGGCAAGACCCAGCGCTATTAAGTAGCCCAGCTATGGAAGATGACATTAAAAGGTGTATATTAAAGCGAGTTAAGCTTGATCAAAATGAGATAAAGCATAAGATAGCTATTTTAGATGGAATTTTAAATGATTTAAATATTGAAATTCAAAATTTCGCCGCAACTCTTTTAAATAATGGTAGTAGCGTAGATAGCGCTATTTTTGATATGGATAATATCAGCTCAATTGATGATTATAACACCATAAAACAGAAGCTACAAAACACATCAAATTCACTTCGCAATGAGATATCAGCAATGGGATCTAGGCTAAGTAATGATAGTAGATTGATAAGTGATTTAAAAGAGAGAATTAAAGAGCTTGAAGATATGATAGCTAAGGCCAATATCCAAAAAGATGAGCTAACAGGATTAAATAACAAAAGTAGCTTTGAGATGGAGTTAGCTAGTATCGAAGAGGCTAAAACCAAATACTCAATAGATTATTCTATTATGATTATCGGGATTAATGGTCTGGATGATATCGGCTCAAAATATGGCTTAAATGCCAAGGATGCGATCTTGTCTACAATGGCTAAAATCATACAGAATCGCTGCATAAATGGAGAATTTATCGCTAGGACAAAGGCGGATGAATTTGTGATATTAATAGCAAATTTAGATATAAATAGCTCTATGAGTTTAGCTCAAACTATGATAAATGATATATCTGGGTATAAATTTCGATATAAAGATGAGCATATTGTAGTTAGTGTTAGTTGTGGTATTGCTATTAGATCTAGTGCTAATACTCAATCTGATATGATACAAAAGGCAAATTTGGGATTGAAATCTGCTAGGAGCGAGGGGGTTAATTGTATAAAAGTTCTTTGA
- a CDS encoding CoA-binding protein: protein MQNILNSMKNIAVVGFSPDPNKASNHVGNYLIEQGFNVFAIYPKSVEINGRQTYQSLSEIKQNIDTIVMFRKAEFATELAKEALRLGVKNLWLQLGIVNDEAKKIAQDGGLNFIQDACIMIEHKRMKNDKSK, encoded by the coding sequence ATGCAAAATATATTAAATTCAATGAAAAATATAGCCGTTGTAGGCTTTAGCCCTGATCCAAATAAGGCTAGTAATCATGTCGGCAACTACCTGATAGAACAAGGTTTTAATGTGTTTGCTATCTATCCAAAAAGTGTAGAGATAAATGGACGCCAAACATATCAAAGCTTAAGCGAGATTAAGCAAAATATAGATACGATTGTTATGTTTAGAAAGGCTGAATTTGCCACAGAATTAGCCAAGGAAGCCCTAAGATTAGGTGTGAAAAATCTATGGCTACAATTAGGGATTGTAAATGATGAAGCCAAAAAAATCGCCCAAGATGGTGGATTGAACTTTATTCAAGATGCTTGTATCATGATAGAGCATAAAAGGATGAAAAATGATAAGTCTAAATAA
- a CDS encoding DEAD/DEAH box helicase, translating to MQARVYEFFKTHKTQFQILIVNDDKEAFKAHAAATYAGRECFVLPDFRAKRDDDLRAFNSELLDISKELSRFHLSTNPNKLLITPFRTILNKLPNANQLSVKNINLNDTIDLAKFKDEILGYGYNFVDIVQSRGEIRISGDIIDIYSVGDELPCRIALDIDIVESIRRFDPATQKSISSDESITITPYIAALSIDELNSTLDSANNIESNNLVNDLASFGFWVIDGFVDYLEQFEAIKDCEFDFDDCDISKFDSVTSLPKAKIYRVFEGSVNSDLIAFHKDKKIEILSANESAFRALGLELNPNLKFIKSDLILNLISKDELIISLNHLTSRKKRQKASIVLDELKIGDFVVHSEYGIGKFAGLELIRVLGNSREFVVLTYQNDDRLLLPTEHLDMIDRYIAGSGAVVSLDKLGKATFSKLKQKVKEKLFIIANKIISLAAKRELIEGVKIDIDSAEFATFRSQAGFEYTKDQDNAVNSILSHLRSGKVMDMLLSGDVGFGKTEVAMNAIFACVKSGFQALFFVPTTLLCSQHYKSLNERLSKFDIDVRRLDRFSTAKDKARLLADLRAAKPLVVIGTHALLSVESGNLGLIIIDEEHKFGVKQKEKLKEFSEHSHILSMSATPIPRSLNMALSSIKSYATLTTPPLDRLDVRTFVKQWDRSLIKEAIMREIRRAGQLFYLHNKIADMPSIERELKDIIPNLKILTLHSQIDAKTSEDEMIKFANGEYDLLLCTSIVESGIHLPNANTIIIDEANKFGIADLHQLRGRVGRGSKQGYCYFLVKDKDELSDEALKRLLALESNSFLGSGALLAYHDLEIRGGGNLVGEAQSGHIEAIGYSLYLKMLEDEINSILNKDTKKESQIDIKLSVNAFLNSDLITEDRLRLELYRRLSKCNQVSEVYDIGGEIEDRFGKLDIYTKQFLDIIVIKIMATQQEFKSISSYEQNITLTKMDGIKVALKSPSKDDDDVLAEILRYLRKNR from the coding sequence GTGCAAGCAAGGGTATATGAGTTTTTTAAAACCCATAAAACTCAATTTCAAATTCTAATAGTCAATGATGACAAAGAGGCTTTTAAGGCTCACGCAGCGGCTACTTATGCTGGGCGTGAGTGCTTTGTCTTGCCTGATTTTAGAGCTAAAAGGGATGATGATTTAAGAGCTTTTAATAGTGAGCTTTTAGATATTAGCAAAGAGTTAAGCAGATTTCATCTAAGCACTAATCCAAATAAGCTATTAATCACTCCATTTAGAACTATATTAAATAAACTCCCCAATGCAAATCAACTAAGTGTAAAAAATATAAATTTAAACGATACAATAGATTTAGCTAAATTCAAAGATGAAATTCTAGGATATGGATATAACTTTGTCGATATTGTCCAAAGTAGGGGCGAGATTAGAATTAGTGGTGATATTATTGATATTTATAGCGTTGGTGATGAGTTGCCTTGTAGGATAGCTTTGGATATTGATATAGTCGAGAGTATTCGCCGATTTGACCCAGCTACGCAAAAGAGCATTAGTAGCGATGAGAGCATCACTATCACCCCTTATATAGCCGCACTTAGCATTGATGAGCTAAATAGTACTTTAGATAGTGCTAATAATATTGAATCAAATAATTTAGTAAATGATTTAGCCTCATTTGGATTTTGGGTTATTGATGGATTTGTGGATTATTTAGAGCAGTTTGAGGCTATTAAGGATTGTGAGTTTGATTTTGATGATTGTGATATAAGCAAATTTGATAGCGTTACATCCTTGCCAAAAGCTAAGATATATAGAGTCTTTGAAGGTAGCGTAAATAGCGATTTAATAGCATTTCATAAAGATAAAAAGATAGAGATTTTAAGCGCTAATGAGAGTGCATTTAGGGCTTTGGGATTAGAGTTAAATCCAAATTTGAAATTCATCAAAAGCGATTTAATATTAAATTTAATTAGCAAAGATGAGCTTATAATCAGCCTAAATCATCTTACTTCACGCAAAAAAAGACAAAAAGCTAGCATTGTCTTAGATGAGTTAAAAATTGGAGATTTCGTAGTCCATAGCGAGTATGGAATTGGTAAATTCGCAGGTCTTGAGCTGATTCGTGTGCTTGGTAATAGTAGAGAATTTGTGGTATTAACTTATCAAAATGATGATAGATTGCTTTTGCCAACAGAGCATCTTGATATGATAGATAGATACATTGCTGGAAGCGGTGCGGTGGTGAGCTTAGATAAGCTTGGTAAAGCTACTTTTAGCAAGCTTAAACAAAAAGTCAAAGAAAAGCTTTTTATCATAGCTAACAAAATTATCTCACTAGCAGCCAAAAGAGAGCTAATCGAAGGGGTTAAAATCGATATTGATAGCGCTGAATTTGCTACTTTTAGGTCTCAAGCGGGCTTTGAATACACCAAAGATCAAGATAACGCCGTAAATAGCATTTTATCTCACCTTAGAAGTGGCAAGGTGATGGATATGCTTTTAAGCGGTGATGTGGGCTTTGGTAAAACTGAAGTTGCTATGAATGCGATATTTGCTTGTGTTAAAAGCGGATTTCAGGCTCTATTTTTTGTCCCTACTACTTTGCTTTGCTCTCAACACTATAAGAGTTTAAATGAGAGACTATCTAAATTTGATATCGATGTTAGGCGGCTTGATAGATTTAGCACAGCTAAGGATAAGGCTAGGTTATTAGCTGATTTAAGAGCGGCTAAACCGCTTGTAGTGATCGGGACACACGCACTTTTGAGTGTTGAGAGTGGGAATTTGGGTCTGATAATTATCGATGAAGAGCATAAATTTGGAGTTAAACAAAAGGAGAAATTAAAAGAATTTAGCGAGCATTCTCACATATTATCTATGTCAGCAACCCCAATTCCAAGAAGCTTAAATATGGCACTTAGCTCTATTAAAAGTTATGCTACTCTTACCACGCCACCACTTGATAGATTAGATGTTCGCACCTTTGTCAAGCAGTGGGATAGAAGCTTGATTAAAGAAGCAATTATGCGTGAGATCCGCCGAGCTGGGCAGCTCTTTTATCTACATAATAAAATTGCTGATATGCCAAGTATCGAGCGTGAGCTAAAAGATATAATCCCAAATTTAAAAATCCTCACACTTCACAGCCAAATTGATGCTAAAACTAGCGAAGATGAGATGATTAAATTTGCTAATGGCGAGTATGATTTATTGCTTTGTACTAGCATCGTAGAGAGCGGAATTCACCTGCCAAATGCTAATACAATTATAATAGATGAAGCAAATAAATTTGGAATTGCGGATTTACATCAGTTGCGTGGTAGAGTAGGTAGAGGCTCAAAACAAGGTTATTGCTATTTTTTAGTCAAAGATAAAGATGAGCTAAGTGATGAGGCACTTAAGCGACTTTTGGCTTTGGAGTCAAATTCATTTCTTGGTAGTGGGGCCTTGCTTGCTTATCATGATTTAGAGATTAGGGGTGGCGGGAATTTGGTCGGCGAGGCTCAAAGCGGTCATATAGAAGCTATTGGCTACTCTTTGTATCTTAAAATGCTCGAAGATGAGATAAATTCAATTTTAAATAAAGATACCAAAAAAGAGTCCCAAATAGATATCAAACTTAGCGTAAATGCTTTTTTAAATAGTGATTTAATCACAGAAGATAGATTAAGATTAGAGCTTTATAGGCGTTTAAGCAAGTGCAATCAAGTGAGTGAAGTCTATGATATCGGTGGTGAGATTGAAGATAGATTTGGTAAGCTTGATATCTATACTAAGCAGTTTTTGGATATCATAGTTATCAAAATTATGGCTACACAGCAAGAATTTAAGAGCATTAGTAGCTATGAACAAAATATCACTCTAACCAAAATGGATGGAATAAAAGTTGCTTTAAAATCGCCAAGCAAAGATGATGACGATGTCTTAGCTGAAATTTTACGCTATTTAAGGAAAAATAGATGA
- the lptE gene encoding LPS assembly lipoprotein LptE encodes MRLIAILLLAFFIVGCGYKPSSVAARDILGSSVWIDVIISKIDPESSVAIKDGIKSAMLRRLGVSLTQKDKAESIIIASIKSLTFDTISYDQFGYATAYKANLIIEYKLKQKDGNIKSVLASGDYDFRVTRRLNDNRFTDSVISDSERFDAITNASLQSFDEFVSKLAMQGLLNGKSNL; translated from the coding sequence GTGAGATTAATTGCCATTTTATTGCTAGCTTTTTTTATTGTAGGTTGTGGCTATAAACCATCTAGCGTGGCAGCTAGAGATATTTTAGGTAGTAGTGTTTGGATCGATGTAATCATCAGCAAGATTGACCCAGAAAGCTCAGTAGCTATAAAAGATGGTATCAAATCAGCGATGTTAAGGCGCCTTGGCGTTAGCTTAACTCAAAAAGACAAAGCTGAAAGTATCATTATAGCGTCTATAAAATCTTTGACATTTGATACTATATCATACGACCAGTTTGGCTACGCTACAGCCTATAAGGCAAATTTGATTATAGAGTATAAATTAAAGCAAAAAGATGGCAATATCAAGAGTGTTTTAGCTAGTGGGGATTATGATTTTCGTGTGACTAGAAGACTGAACGACAATAGATTTACAGATAGTGTAATTAGTGATAGTGAGAGGTTTGATGCGATCACAAATGCATCTTTACAGAGCTTTGATGAGTTTGTGAGCAAGTTAGCTATGCAAGGTCTTTTAAATGGCAAGTCTAATCTCTGA
- a CDS encoding 3-methyladenine DNA glycosylase: MRSVELFLALDGVCEFDFELNRHWWPDYGSFWVIVGAILTQNAKWSSVEKSLANLRDYGVKELSDIANLDIEVLSRLIKPSGFYNTKAKRLSMLCNKIIDKFDNFDEFASSVSFEWLIAQKGLGLESVYSILCFGCGRDVMVVDSYTNRILSALGYEFESYEEAREWLESIDRDEVYKAIGDISDNELFCRYHGVIVEFCKSHLKGAKFDDFALSLFSEIAI, translated from the coding sequence TTGAGAAGCGTTGAGCTATTTTTAGCACTTGATGGGGTTTGCGAGTTTGACTTTGAGTTAAATAGACATTGGTGGCCAGATTATGGGAGCTTTTGGGTTATAGTGGGTGCTATTTTAACGCAAAATGCTAAGTGGTCAAGCGTGGAAAAATCTTTAGCAAATTTAAGAGATTATGGGGTTAAAGAGCTATCAGATATCGCAAATTTGGATATTGAAGTTTTAAGCAGATTGATAAAGCCAAGCGGATTTTATAATACCAAAGCCAAAAGGCTTAGTATGCTTTGTAATAAAATTATAGATAAATTTGATAATTTTGATGAATTTGCTAGTAGCGTTAGCTTTGAGTGGCTCATAGCACAAAAGGGCTTAGGACTTGAGAGCGTTTATTCTATTTTGTGCTTTGGTTGTGGGCGTGATGTGATGGTTGTCGATAGCTATACTAATAGGATTTTAAGTGCTTTAGGGTATGAATTTGAGAGCTATGAAGAGGCTAGGGAGTGGCTAGAGAGTATCGATAGAGATGAGGTTTATAAAGCAATTGGTGATATAAGCGATAATGAGCTATTTTGTCGTTATCATGGGGTTATTGTGGAATTTTGTAAAAGCCATTTAAAAGGGGCTAAATTTGATGATTTTGCTTTGAGTTTATTTAGTGAGATTGCTATTTAG
- a CDS encoding M23 family metallopeptidase: MKDKIVVTITDINGSRNYLLSQVLKKIFIYIVAILLLIFVFGALYMGYLQDETNSLRQTKEELISSSESLNLEYENIKQKLSTKEEELMAIEDKISLLEEQIGLNDDINSTNIDDRLENIKLTVEQQNILFSMIPNGKVMEDGGVTASFGWRIHPVLGHRHLHQGIDLRAPIGTPVYAPADGVVQVAGFNIVSGYGYLVVIEHNFGFKTRFAHLSRKDVVQEGQFVKKGDLIGYSGNTGISTGPHLHYEIRFVQRPLDPANFINWNRKNYEEIFQKEKRVSWQSLVKAVANLTLKQP; this comes from the coding sequence TTGAAAGATAAAATTGTTGTTACAATAACTGATATTAATGGTTCTAGAAACTATCTCTTAAGTCAGGTATTAAAAAAAATTTTTATATATATCGTTGCGATTTTGCTATTGATTTTTGTCTTTGGGGCTTTGTATATGGGGTATTTACAAGATGAGACAAATAGCCTTAGACAGACCAAAGAGGAGCTAATAAGCAGTAGCGAGAGCTTGAATTTAGAGTATGAAAATATAAAACAAAAGCTCTCAACCAAAGAAGAAGAATTGATGGCTATCGAGGATAAAATTTCACTTTTAGAAGAGCAAATCGGCCTAAATGATGATATAAATAGCACCAATATCGATGATAGATTAGAAAATATTAAGCTTACAGTAGAGCAACAAAATATACTATTTTCAATGATTCCAAATGGCAAAGTAATGGAGGATGGCGGTGTAACGGCCTCTTTTGGGTGGAGGATTCATCCGGTTTTAGGCCATAGGCACCTACATCAAGGAATTGACCTTAGAGCACCTATTGGCACACCAGTATATGCACCAGCTGATGGAGTTGTCCAAGTAGCGGGATTTAATATAGTTAGCGGATATGGATATTTAGTGGTTATAGAGCATAATTTTGGCTTTAAAACTAGATTTGCTCACCTATCAAGAAAGGATGTTGTCCAAGAAGGGCAATTTGTCAAAAAAGGAGATCTGATAGGTTATAGCGGTAACACAGGTATAAGCACAGGGCCGCATCTACACTATGAAATACGCTTTGTTCAACGCCCATTAGATCCGGCTAATTTTATTAATTGGAATAGAAAAAATTATGAAGAAATATTTCAAAAGGAGAAGAGAGTATCATGGCAGTCTTTAGTAAAGGCAGTGGCAAATTTAACTCTGAAACAACCATAA
- a CDS encoding bactofilin family protein: MAVFSKGSGKFNSETTIISEGAYIKGELACGSVLYIEGHIDGMIKSSNTVVIGKNGKVTGIITASKVVVNGVFEGNIDSGSVEILSGGFVLGDICSGSLSIEVGGRFDGKSSLKASESIQSLENLEIIDTEESGASKGI; the protein is encoded by the coding sequence ATGGCAGTCTTTAGTAAAGGCAGTGGCAAATTTAACTCTGAAACAACCATAATATCAGAAGGAGCATACATAAAAGGGGAGCTAGCTTGTGGCTCGGTTTTATATATTGAGGGTCATATTGATGGTATGATCAAATCTAGCAACACAGTTGTAATTGGTAAAAACGGCAAGGTTACAGGCATTATCACGGCATCTAAGGTAGTGGTAAATGGTGTCTTTGAGGGCAATATCGATTCTGGGTCGGTTGAGATTTTAAGTGGTGGATTTGTCTTAGGCGATATCTGCTCTGGTAGTTTGAGTATTGAAGTTGGCGGAAGATTCGATGGCAAAAGCTCTCTTAAAGCTTCAGAGTCTATACAATCTTTAGAGAATTTAGAGATAATAGATACAGAGGAAAGTGGTGCAAGCAAGGGTATATGA
- a CDS encoding bifunctional folylpolyglutamate synthase/dihydrofolate synthase: MDYEIFLSSKPLYYQEINYERFPKIYKLIKSKLNPPPIIHVVGTNGKGSTGRFLTQILTSSGKRVGHYSSPHIFDFSERFYSGCEVIDKDRLNLAHNRLLDIFGSFDGFEMVERLSYFEWATLLCVVLFEGYDYLVMEAGMGGEYDATNVFDKILSIFTPIGLDHTDMLGDTLSKIATTKLNAMGKVALISSEFACMELAKDIAKSKKANLIIQKDIFQHSIDEYAKRFELADFLKINLSLAVNAAKILGVEKLDNIILNLDRLSLIGRCQRIKDNLIIDVGHNPHAAKAIAKHLQSIGWYGVNLIYNAFDDKDIFGVLLSLKPFIATIYIYNYDSQNRKLAKKQIIKAANELGIECLEFKHLDKDKRYLVFGSFMLVENFIKDKIER, translated from the coding sequence ATGGATTATGAGATATTTCTAAGCTCAAAACCATTGTATTATCAAGAGATTAATTATGAGAGATTTCCTAAAATTTATAAACTTATAAAATCCAAGCTCAATCCACCACCAATTATCCATGTAGTAGGCACTAATGGCAAGGGAAGCACCGGTAGATTCCTAACTCAAATTCTCACTTCTAGCGGTAAAAGAGTTGGTCACTATAGCAGTCCGCATATATTTGATTTTAGCGAGAGATTTTATAGTGGTTGTGAGGTGATTGATAAAGATAGATTAAATTTAGCTCATAATAGGCTTTTAGATATTTTTGGCTCTTTTGATGGCTTTGAGATGGTAGAGAGATTAAGCTATTTTGAGTGGGCGACTCTGCTTTGTGTGGTGCTGTTTGAGGGGTATGATTATTTGGTTATGGAAGCTGGAATGGGTGGAGAGTATGATGCTACAAATGTATTTGATAAAATTCTTAGTATATTTACGCCAATTGGATTAGACCATACAGATATGCTAGGTGATACCCTTAGCAAGATAGCCACAACCAAGCTTAATGCGATGGGAAAAGTAGCTTTGATAAGTAGTGAATTTGCCTGTATGGAATTAGCCAAGGATATAGCAAAGAGCAAAAAGGCAAATTTAATAATCCAAAAAGATATATTTCAACATAGCATTGATGAGTATGCTAAGAGATTTGAATTAGCGGATTTTTTAAAGATAAATTTATCCCTAGCAGTAAATGCGGCTAAAATTTTAGGTGTGGAGAAATTAGATAATATAATTTTAAATTTAGATAGATTAAGCTTAATAGGCAGATGCCAAAGGATAAAAGATAACCTAATAATCGATGTCGGACACAATCCGCACGCAGCAAAAGCAATAGCTAAACACTTACAAAGTATAGGCTGGTATGGGGTGAATTTGATATATAATGCCTTTGATGATAAGGATATTTTTGGCGTTTTATTAAGCTTAAAGCCTTTTATTGCTACAATTTACATTTACAATTATGATAGTCAAAATAGAAAATTAGCAAAAAAACAGATTATTAAAGCAGCCAATGAGCTTGGTATTGAGTGTTTGGAGTTTAAGCATTTAGATAAAGATAAGCGTTATTTGGTTTTTGGGTCATTTATGTTGGTAGAAAATTTTATTAAGGATAAGATTGAAAGATAA